In Vibrio sp. FE10, the following are encoded in one genomic region:
- the aspS gene encoding aspartate--tRNA ligase: protein MRTHYCGNLNKSLAGQTVELCGWVNRRRDLGGLIFIDMRDREGVVQVVVDPDMKDIFPIANQLRNEFCIKFTGEVRVRPDSQVNKDMATGEVELYATGLEIINRSEALPLDFNQTNSEEQRLKYRYIDLRRPEMSDRIKLRARASSFVRRFLDENLFLDIETPVLTKATPEGARDYLVPSRVHKGSFYALPQSPQLFKQLLMMSGFDRYYQIVKCFRDEDLRADRQPEFTQIDIETSFLSSQEVRNITEKLVHDMWKELLDVELGQFPVMPFSEAIRRFGSDKPDLRNPLELVDVADLLKDVEFKVFSGPANDEKGRVAVIRVPGGAKLTRKQIDGYAEHVGIYGAKGLAWMKVNDRAAGMEGIQSPVAKFLNEDVINGLLERTQAESGDIILFGADKANIVAEAMGALRIKLGDDLELTDKKAWAPLWVIDFPMFEEDGEGNLHAMHHPFTSPLGVSAEELKANPAAANSDAYDMVINGYEVGGGSVRIHSAEMQTAVFGILGIEAKEQQEKFGFLLEALKYGTPPHAGLAFGLDRLAMLLCGTENIRDVIAFPKTTAAACLLTDAPSLANPASLEELAIAVNLAKKED from the coding sequence ATGCGTACCCATTACTGTGGTAACCTGAACAAGTCCCTGGCGGGACAAACTGTAGAATTGTGCGGCTGGGTAAACCGTCGCCGTGATTTAGGCGGTCTTATCTTTATCGATATGCGAGATCGTGAAGGCGTCGTTCAGGTTGTTGTCGATCCAGATATGAAAGATATCTTCCCGATCGCTAACCAACTGCGTAATGAATTCTGTATCAAATTTACTGGTGAAGTACGTGTTCGTCCTGACAGCCAAGTAAATAAAGATATGGCGACGGGTGAAGTTGAACTTTACGCAACTGGCCTTGAGATCATCAACCGTTCAGAAGCGCTTCCACTGGATTTCAACCAAACGAACTCTGAAGAACAGCGTCTAAAGTACCGTTACATCGATCTTCGTCGTCCAGAAATGAGTGATCGTATTAAGCTTCGTGCACGTGCTTCTAGCTTCGTTCGTCGTTTCCTAGACGAGAACCTATTCCTAGATATCGAAACACCAGTACTAACTAAAGCGACACCTGAAGGCGCTCGTGACTACCTAGTACCAAGCCGTGTTCATAAAGGTAGCTTCTACGCACTTCCTCAATCTCCTCAGCTGTTCAAGCAACTGCTGATGATGTCTGGTTTTGACCGTTACTACCAAATCGTTAAATGTTTCCGTGATGAAGATTTACGTGCTGACCGTCAGCCTGAATTTACTCAGATCGATATCGAAACATCATTCCTGTCTTCTCAAGAAGTGCGTAACATCACTGAAAAGCTCGTTCACGATATGTGGAAAGAGCTTCTAGATGTTGAACTGGGTCAATTCCCAGTAATGCCATTCTCTGAAGCGATTCGTCGTTTCGGTTCTGATAAGCCAGATCTACGTAACCCACTAGAACTAGTAGACGTTGCTGACTTACTGAAAGATGTTGAGTTCAAAGTATTCTCTGGCCCTGCGAACGACGAAAAAGGTCGCGTAGCGGTAATCCGTGTACCGGGTGGCGCTAAGCTGACTCGTAAGCAAATCGACGGTTACGCAGAGCACGTAGGTATCTACGGCGCGAAAGGTCTAGCTTGGATGAAGGTTAACGACCGTGCTGCTGGCATGGAAGGTATCCAATCTCCAGTTGCTAAGTTCCTAAACGAAGACGTAATCAACGGTCTTCTTGAGCGCACTCAAGCTGAATCTGGCGATATCATCCTATTTGGTGCAGATAAAGCGAACATCGTTGCTGAAGCAATGGGCGCACTTCGTATCAAGCTAGGTGATGACTTAGAGCTAACAGACAAGAAAGCGTGGGCTCCACTTTGGGTTATTGATTTCCCAATGTTCGAAGAAGATGGCGAAGGCAACCTTCACGCAATGCACCACCCATTCACATCACCACTTGGTGTGAGCGCGGAAGAGCTAAAAGCAAACCCAGCAGCAGCTAACTCTGATGCATACGACATGGTAATCAACGGCTACGAAGTAGGCGGCGGTTCTGTACGTATTCACAGCGCAGAAATGCAAACGGCTGTATTCGGTATCCTAGGTATCGAAGCTAAAGAACAGCAAGAGAAGTTCGGTTTCCTACTTGAAGCGCTTAAGTACGGTACGCCACCACACGCAGGTCTAGCATTCGGTCTTGACCGTTTAGCAATGCTTCTTTGTGGTACAGAGAACATCCGTGACGTTATCGCATTCCCGAAAACAACAGCTGCAGCATGTCTATTAACAGATGCGCCAAGCCTAGCAAACCCAGCATCACTGGAAGAGCTAGCAATCGCTGTTAACTTAGCGAAGAAAGAAGACTAA
- the ruvB gene encoding Holliday junction branch migration DNA helicase RuvB: MIEADRLIAPDNPVFKDEDVIDRAIRPKALADYQGQDHVRNQMEIFIQAAQMRNEALDHLLIFGPPGLGKTTLANIVANEMDVSIRTTSGPVLEKAGDLAALLTNLEENDVLFIDEIHRLSPVVEEVLYPAMEDYQLDIMIGEGPAARSIKIDLPPFTLIGATTRAGSLTSPLRDRFGITQRLEYYKVEDLQNIVQRSADCLGLSLESDGALEIARRARGTPRIANRLLRRVRDYAEVKADGHICPEVADKALNMLDVDAKGFDYMDRKLLLAIMEKFGGGPVGIDNMAAAIGEEKDTIEDVLEPYLIQQGYLQRTPRGRIATDRAYLHFGIDKPSNR, translated from the coding sequence ATGATTGAAGCCGATCGCCTGATTGCACCGGATAATCCGGTCTTTAAAGATGAAGATGTTATCGACCGTGCAATACGTCCAAAGGCGCTAGCCGACTATCAAGGTCAGGACCACGTTCGTAACCAGATGGAGATTTTCATTCAAGCCGCTCAAATGCGAAATGAAGCTCTGGATCATCTGTTGATTTTTGGCCCTCCCGGTTTAGGTAAAACCACGTTGGCGAACATTGTTGCCAATGAAATGGATGTGAGCATCCGTACGACTTCAGGTCCGGTTTTAGAAAAAGCGGGCGACTTAGCCGCGCTATTAACCAACCTCGAAGAAAACGATGTGCTTTTCATTGATGAGATCCACCGCTTAAGCCCTGTGGTTGAAGAGGTTCTGTATCCAGCAATGGAAGATTACCAACTGGATATCATGATTGGTGAAGGCCCAGCGGCTCGCTCTATTAAGATCGACCTTCCTCCTTTTACTCTGATTGGCGCAACCACTCGTGCTGGCTCACTGACATCGCCATTACGTGACCGTTTTGGTATTACTCAGCGTCTTGAGTACTACAAGGTTGAAGACCTTCAAAACATCGTTCAGCGCAGCGCAGATTGCCTTGGACTTTCATTGGAGTCGGATGGGGCATTAGAAATTGCTCGTCGTGCTCGTGGTACACCGCGTATCGCGAACCGTTTATTACGTCGCGTTCGAGATTACGCGGAAGTGAAAGCCGACGGACATATTTGCCCAGAAGTGGCGGATAAGGCACTCAACATGTTGGACGTGGATGCCAAAGGTTTTGACTACATGGATAGAAAGCTTCTACTTGCGATTATGGAGAAGTTTGGTGGTGGTCCGGTCGGTATCGACAACATGGCAGCCGCGATTGGTGAAGAAAAAGATACGATTGAAGATGTATTGGAACCGTATTTGATTCAGCAGGGCTATCTGCAAAGAACACCAAGAGGTCGAATTGCTACCGACAGAGCGTATTTACACTTCGGAATAGATAAGCCTTCTAATCGTTAA
- a CDS encoding methyl-accepting chemotaxis protein yields the protein MNPIKLWRALFLPKSNGWSNNEVRQADILLLFTFIAFFVGVYSLIKWTKHEEQLLVATSVFLIVFELISALLLRVTSKPSLALNFGFVGMAVHALNIIYQSGGVVASTQAYWVPLLVVAFFLSGTRIVALVWSGLVVGVSLLMTSAHLNGFAFPQLELTPDAVVVETWSGVIMPLVVICIAQAFTAKQKEVAIEMAEEAISESQHVANQATQSEGRLSIVLDQANSNSESLQGVSVHLDQQSQDLHAQVEVLNINCESQASAAEEMSQQLHQMTQGIEESNSFVGELKERSEAVGTKAQKSSESLEASTDAISQIIQSNQEIMKVADLITSVAEQTNLLALNAAIEAARAGEQGRGFAVVADQVRELSAKSSHSAIEIRTLLDRSKEEVEHGRAIIETTASEMNGIISEVQTISTDVNQLTNIMAMQMDSLKELDLASSEVAQSVAETKSVSGLVANYGSELTGHVTSVKELVASLNSVVSQAKQA from the coding sequence ATGAACCCAATCAAGCTGTGGCGCGCGCTGTTTCTACCCAAAAGTAACGGGTGGAGTAACAACGAAGTCAGACAAGCCGATATCTTATTACTCTTCACTTTTATCGCATTCTTTGTGGGCGTCTATAGCTTAATCAAGTGGACTAAGCATGAAGAGCAACTGCTGGTCGCCACATCTGTATTTCTTATCGTATTCGAACTGATCTCGGCACTGCTACTCCGCGTGACGAGTAAACCGAGCCTTGCCCTTAACTTTGGTTTTGTCGGCATGGCTGTCCACGCGTTGAACATCATTTATCAAAGCGGTGGGGTAGTGGCTTCCACTCAAGCTTATTGGGTGCCTTTGTTAGTGGTCGCTTTTTTCTTATCGGGGACTCGAATCGTGGCTTTGGTGTGGAGCGGGCTGGTTGTCGGTGTGTCATTGTTGATGACGTCTGCACATCTCAATGGATTTGCATTTCCTCAGCTTGAGCTAACCCCTGATGCGGTAGTGGTTGAAACTTGGTCTGGCGTGATCATGCCGTTGGTGGTGATCTGCATTGCTCAAGCTTTTACCGCTAAGCAAAAAGAGGTGGCAATCGAAATGGCAGAGGAGGCGATTTCAGAAAGCCAACATGTTGCTAACCAAGCAACGCAAAGCGAAGGCCGACTTTCTATCGTGCTCGACCAAGCCAATTCGAATTCAGAGAGCCTACAAGGTGTTTCGGTTCATTTGGATCAGCAGTCACAAGACTTGCATGCTCAAGTCGAAGTGTTGAATATCAATTGCGAATCTCAAGCGAGCGCCGCAGAAGAGATGAGCCAACAACTCCATCAAATGACTCAAGGCATCGAAGAATCTAATTCATTTGTGGGTGAACTGAAAGAGCGCAGCGAAGCGGTGGGCACCAAAGCGCAAAAAAGCTCAGAGTCATTAGAAGCCTCAACCGATGCGATCAGCCAGATCATTCAAAGTAATCAAGAAATCATGAAAGTCGCTGATTTGATTACCTCGGTTGCTGAGCAAACCAACTTATTGGCTCTCAATGCTGCAATTGAAGCTGCGCGCGCGGGTGAACAGGGGCGAGGCTTTGCTGTGGTCGCGGATCAGGTGAGAGAGCTATCGGCGAAAAGCAGTCATTCAGCAATAGAGATTCGAACGTTGTTAGACCGCAGTAAAGAAGAAGTTGAACACGGCAGAGCAATCATCGAAACCACGGCGAGCGAGATGAACGGCATTATCTCAGAGGTGCAAACCATATCAACAGATGTTAATCAGCTCACCAATATTATGGCAATGCAGATGGACTCGTTGAAAGAGCTCGATCTCGCCAGTTCAGAAGTGGCTCAAAGCGTGGCGGAAACTAAATCGGTGTCAGGTTTAGTCGCTAATTATGGTTCTGAGCTAACAGGTCATGTTACTTCGGTTAAAGAACTGGTTGCGAGCTTGAACAGCGTGGTCTCGCAAGCTAAGCAAGCCTAA
- the ruvA gene encoding Holliday junction branch migration protein RuvA, which produces MIGRLRGTLIEKQPPELLIEVSGVGYEVQMPMSCFYELPNVGEEAIIYTHFVVREDAQLLYGFNTVKERALFREVIKANGVGPKLGLGILSGMTASQFVQSVEREDISTLVKLPGVGKKTAERLVVEMKDRLKGWGAGDLFTPATDAAPMDSMPAAHDAEEEAVSALLALGYKPTQASKVVAQVAKDGMTSEQVIREALKSMV; this is translated from the coding sequence GTGATCGGACGTCTCCGCGGTACATTAATAGAAAAACAGCCACCTGAATTATTGATTGAAGTCAGTGGTGTTGGTTATGAAGTCCAAATGCCAATGAGCTGTTTTTATGAGTTACCAAACGTAGGCGAAGAAGCAATTATCTACACTCATTTTGTGGTACGTGAAGATGCTCAGCTACTTTATGGTTTTAACACCGTTAAAGAGCGCGCCTTGTTCCGTGAAGTGATCAAAGCGAATGGTGTCGGCCCTAAACTTGGTCTTGGTATCCTTTCAGGCATGACGGCAAGCCAATTCGTTCAAAGCGTTGAACGCGAAGATATCTCAACACTGGTTAAACTGCCGGGTGTTGGTAAGAAAACGGCAGAGCGTCTGGTTGTTGAAATGAAAGACCGCCTCAAAGGGTGGGGAGCAGGTGACTTGTTTACGCCTGCAACGGATGCAGCGCCAATGGACTCGATGCCAGCGGCTCACGATGCTGAAGAAGAAGCAGTAAGCGCACTACTTGCGTTGGGTTATAAACCGACTCAAGCCTCTAAAGTTGTTGCTCAAGTGGCTAAAGATGGCATGACCAGCGAACAAGTGATTCGCGAAGCACTGAAGTCGATGGTTTAA
- the cmoB gene encoding tRNA 5-methoxyuridine(34)/uridine 5-oxyacetic acid(34) synthase CmoB: MFNFANFYQLIAQDTRLQPWLNVLPQQLTDWQNAEHGDFDRWLRALNKIPQGVPDQVDLKNSVTIGSSTPFQTGELKKLESLLKTFHPWRKGPYTVHDIHIDTEWRSDWKWDRVLPHISPLKNRSVLDVGCGNGYHMWRMLGEGARLTVGIDPSHLFLVQFEAIRKLMGDDQRAHLLPLGIEQLPKLEAYDTVFSMGVLYHRRSPLDHLIQLKDQLVSGGELVLETLVIEGDENAVLVPVDRYAQMRNVYFFPSARALKRWLEQVGFEDVRIVDENVTTVGEQRTTEWMTHNSLPDYLDPNDPSKTVEGHPAPRRAVLVATKP, translated from the coding sequence ATGTTTAATTTTGCCAATTTTTATCAACTCATTGCCCAAGACACTCGCCTACAGCCGTGGCTCAATGTTCTTCCTCAACAGCTGACGGATTGGCAAAATGCAGAGCACGGTGACTTTGACCGTTGGTTACGTGCACTGAATAAGATCCCGCAAGGCGTTCCTGATCAAGTTGATTTAAAGAACTCTGTGACTATCGGCAGCAGCACACCATTTCAAACAGGTGAACTTAAAAAGCTAGAGAGCTTATTAAAGACGTTCCACCCTTGGCGCAAAGGTCCTTATACCGTTCATGACATTCATATCGATACAGAATGGCGCAGCGACTGGAAATGGGACCGTGTACTTCCGCATATCTCACCGCTTAAAAACCGTTCAGTACTCGATGTAGGTTGCGGTAATGGCTACCACATGTGGCGTATGTTAGGTGAAGGTGCTCGTTTGACCGTCGGTATCGATCCGTCGCACCTTTTCCTTGTTCAGTTTGAAGCTATCCGTAAGCTGATGGGCGATGACCAACGCGCTCACCTGTTACCTTTAGGTATTGAACAGCTGCCAAAACTGGAAGCTTACGACACTGTATTCAGCATGGGTGTGCTTTACCACCGCCGTTCACCGCTCGATCATTTGATCCAATTAAAAGACCAATTGGTATCTGGTGGCGAACTGGTACTTGAAACGTTAGTGATTGAAGGTGACGAAAACGCTGTTCTTGTGCCTGTTGACCGCTACGCGCAAATGAGAAACGTGTACTTCTTCCCATCCGCTCGCGCACTGAAACGCTGGCTTGAACAAGTTGGTTTTGAAGACGTCCGCATCGTTGATGAAAATGTTACGACGGTTGGCGAACAACGCACAACAGAATGGATGACACATAACTCACTGCCAGATTACTTAGACCCGAATGATCCAAGTAAAACAGTTGAAGGTCATCCAGCACCGAGACGTGCCGTTCTTGTGGCGACAAAGCCGTAA
- a CDS encoding DUF72 domain-containing protein translates to METLPLRLGLTMWSHSEWQSQFYGKGTKPAERLEKYTQVFHTVEGNTTFYATPSVSTVNNWKAASHDDFKFTFKLPKFITHQQHLKHCQAELKEFLLTMSPLHRRIGQWTIQLPHSFEPSMLPALQKFCTLFPKDMQLGVEVRHLGFFDKGDAEKRFNHWLIEEGINRIIMDSRPVFSAPPTTEAVIDAHQKKPRVPVHAIATANNPMVRFIGHPDQEPNLTFFKPWFAKLPTWLNEGKQPYLMIHTPDNNHAPELAIAIYKQLQTQVTEHTQITLPNLAEFPAQKGDHQISMF, encoded by the coding sequence ATGGAAACTTTACCTTTAAGACTTGGATTAACAATGTGGTCTCATTCTGAGTGGCAAAGTCAGTTCTATGGTAAAGGAACAAAACCTGCTGAGCGCTTGGAAAAGTACACCCAAGTTTTTCATACCGTCGAAGGCAACACGACTTTTTATGCGACACCCAGTGTCTCAACGGTCAATAACTGGAAAGCCGCGAGTCACGATGATTTTAAGTTTACGTTTAAGCTGCCTAAGTTCATCACCCACCAGCAGCACTTAAAACATTGCCAAGCCGAACTCAAAGAATTTCTGCTCACCATGTCGCCACTGCATAGGCGCATTGGTCAATGGACGATTCAATTGCCCCACAGCTTTGAACCCAGCATGCTCCCTGCCCTTCAAAAATTTTGTACCTTGTTTCCAAAAGACATGCAGCTCGGCGTTGAAGTTCGTCACCTTGGTTTCTTTGATAAAGGCGATGCCGAAAAACGTTTCAATCATTGGTTAATAGAAGAAGGGATCAATCGCATCATCATGGATAGCCGCCCTGTTTTCTCCGCACCACCAACCACAGAAGCGGTGATCGACGCACACCAAAAGAAACCACGCGTTCCGGTTCATGCCATTGCGACGGCAAACAATCCGATGGTTCGCTTTATTGGTCATCCAGACCAGGAACCCAATCTCACATTCTTTAAACCTTGGTTCGCGAAATTACCAACTTGGTTAAATGAAGGTAAACAGCCTTATTTAATGATTCACACCCCAGACAATAATCACGCACCTGAGCTTGCGATCGCTATCTATAAGCAGTTACAGACACAAGTTACTGAACACACACAGATAACCTTGCCTAATTTGGCGGAGTTTCCTGCTCAAAAAGGTGACCATCAAATCTCGATGTTTTGA
- a CDS encoding ATP-dependent zinc protease family protein — translation MFKRLSPIVAVGLLSGCTLTNGAAYHQETLDAIARSETNIANKVQNLELQVSNQSDYIESLEDEIITLSSQLDVHLTSMEHKVIEQLEEEEPVAVATPPIAPTSQPTILGGIEKVSIDSINQSFDARVDTGATTSSLNAVDIKEFERNGKDWVKFHLADKAQSPEDQKWIEAPVVRFVKIRQSTNDQTERRAVIELWVKVGKIHEKAQFTLADRSQMSHPVLLGREFIKDIALVDVSKKYVQTEVK, via the coding sequence ATGTTTAAGCGATTATCGCCAATTGTGGCGGTTGGTTTGCTCTCTGGCTGTACCCTCACCAACGGTGCGGCCTACCACCAAGAAACTCTCGACGCTATTGCCCGCTCAGAGACAAACATCGCAAATAAGGTTCAAAACCTTGAACTGCAAGTCAGCAATCAAAGTGATTATATAGAAAGCTTAGAAGACGAAATCATCACCCTTTCTAGCCAATTAGATGTTCATCTAACGAGCATGGAACACAAAGTTATTGAACAGCTAGAGGAAGAAGAACCTGTAGCAGTAGCAACCCCACCGATCGCTCCTACATCACAACCGACCATCCTTGGTGGAATCGAAAAAGTATCCATTGATTCTATCAACCAAAGCTTTGATGCACGTGTTGATACCGGCGCAACAACCTCTTCTTTAAATGCTGTAGACATCAAAGAATTCGAGCGTAACGGTAAAGACTGGGTGAAGTTCCACTTAGCAGATAAAGCACAATCACCAGAAGACCAGAAATGGATTGAAGCACCTGTTGTACGTTTTGTAAAAATCCGCCAATCAACCAATGATCAGACAGAACGTAGAGCTGTGATTGAATTATGGGTGAAAGTTGGAAAAATCCATGAAAAAGCGCAATTTACATTGGCGGATCGCTCTCAAATGAGTCACCCTGTATTACTAGGGCGCGAATTTATCAAAGACATAGCGCTAGTAGATGTAAGTAAAAAATACGTACAAACGGAAGTTAAATAA
- the ruvC gene encoding crossover junction endodeoxyribonuclease RuvC, which yields MSIILGIDPGSRITGYGVIRQNGRHLYYLGSGCIRTSEKELPGRLKQIYAGVSEIITQFQPDVFAIEQVFMAKNADSALKLGQARGSAIVAAVNADLPVHEYAARLIKQAVTGNGGADKSMVQNMVMSMLKLPAKPQADAADALGVAITHANTNKTLVALAGKATGARKGRYR from the coding sequence ATGTCTATTATCTTAGGGATTGACCCTGGCTCTCGCATTACCGGCTATGGCGTGATTCGTCAAAATGGTCGCCATCTATATTACTTAGGTAGTGGTTGTATTCGTACTTCCGAAAAAGAACTGCCAGGTCGCTTAAAGCAAATCTATGCGGGCGTGAGTGAGATCATTACTCAGTTTCAGCCTGACGTATTCGCGATCGAACAAGTGTTCATGGCGAAGAATGCCGATTCAGCGCTTAAACTTGGCCAAGCGCGTGGCAGTGCGATTGTAGCTGCGGTGAATGCTGATTTACCCGTACATGAATATGCGGCTCGTTTGATCAAACAAGCGGTGACAGGTAATGGTGGCGCTGATAAGTCTATGGTTCAGAATATGGTGATGAGTATGCTTAAACTACCGGCTAAGCCACAAGCCGATGCAGCCGATGCTCTAGGCGTAGCGATCACTCACGCTAACACCAATAAAACCTTGGTCGCACTTGCAGGTAAAGCAACAGGAGCAAGAAAAGGGCGTTACCGTTAA
- the cmoA gene encoding carboxy-S-adenosyl-L-methionine synthase CmoA: MSNKDNIFSAPIDKIGDFTFDARVAEVFPDMIQRSVPGYSNIISAIGMLAERFVKPHSNIYDLGCSLGAATLSMRRHIQQEGCTIFAVDNSEAMVERCKLHVNAYRSDTPVEVIEADIREIEIKDASVVVLNFTLQFLSPDDRYALLEKIHAGLRPGGILILSEKFVFEDESSNELLIDLHHDFKRANGYSELEVSQKRSAIENVMRPDSIPVHKQRFEKIGFSSSEVWFQCFNFGSMFAIK; the protein is encoded by the coding sequence ATGAGCAACAAAGACAATATCTTTTCCGCTCCCATTGATAAAATTGGTGATTTCACCTTTGATGCAAGGGTTGCTGAAGTATTTCCAGATATGATTCAACGCTCGGTTCCTGGATATAGCAATATCATCTCTGCTATTGGCATGTTGGCTGAACGCTTCGTAAAACCGCACTCAAACATCTACGATTTGGGTTGCTCTCTTGGCGCCGCTACATTGTCGATGCGCCGCCACATCCAGCAAGAAGGCTGTACGATTTTTGCTGTCGATAATTCGGAAGCCATGGTTGAACGCTGTAAGCTGCATGTAAACGCCTACCGAAGCGATACGCCAGTCGAAGTTATCGAAGCTGATATCCGTGAAATCGAGATTAAAGACGCTTCAGTTGTTGTGTTGAACTTCACCTTACAGTTCTTATCACCAGACGACCGCTACGCTCTGCTTGAAAAGATCCATGCAGGCTTACGTCCGGGCGGTATTTTGATTCTGTCAGAAAAGTTTGTGTTTGAAGATGAAAGTTCAAATGAACTGCTTATCGATCTGCACCATGATTTCAAGCGTGCAAACGGATACAGCGAGCTTGAAGTCAGCCAGAAACGCAGTGCTATCGAAAATGTCATGCGTCCAGACTCTATCCCAGTCCACAAGCAGCGTTTTGAAAAGATTGGTTTCTCAAGCAGCGAAGTGTGGTTCCAATGCTTCAACTTCGGTTCGATGTTCGCGATTAAATAG